From a single Lates calcarifer isolate ASB-BC8 linkage group LG12, TLL_Latcal_v3, whole genome shotgun sequence genomic region:
- the LOC108873523 gene encoding LOW QUALITY PROTEIN: probable transmembrane reductase CYB561D1 (The sequence of the model RefSeq protein was modified relative to this genomic sequence to represent the inferred CDS: deleted 1 base in 1 codon), whose product MRSDVEYSPVGEGLGMRDFWLYVWLRRAAVIAAHVTGMGLTLIISLFSRPGTSLFSWHPVCMSVAEQQSYDQTENKTYLREKTKYCLCMTEGILLFSAEGSPFCFKSRKGKVRLHWFCQALVLIASATGLGFMVASKNVSERPHLVTWHSLLGVCTLAATVLQAACGICMTCPKPLRLSSSLPKLKLYHATCGLVVYLLATVTVVLAMFSDWFQATVKGVAWWAFLVLPFFPALVVMNQITNAYLPRKKLTS is encoded by the exons ATGCGGTCTGATGTGGAGTACAGCCCGGTGGGAGAGGGGCTGGGAATGCGGGACTTCTGGCTGTACGTGTGGCTCCGGAGGGCGGCTGTGATAGCGGCTCATGTCACCGGCATGGGCCTGACCCTCATCATCTCCCTGTTCTCCAGACCTGGAACCA GTCTGTTTTCTTGGCATCCAGTGTGTATGTCTGTCGCA GAGCAGCAGTCATATgatcagactgaaaacaaaacctatCTGcgagagaaaacaaaa tACTGCCTGTGTATGACTGAAGGCATCCTCCTCTTTTCGGCTGAGGGATCTCCCTTCTGCTTCAAATCTCGGAAAGGTAAAGTCCGTCTCCACTGGTTCTGTCAAGCTCTGGTCCTGATAGCTTCGGCCACTGGGCTGGGCTTCATGGTGGCCAGCAAGAATGTCTCAGAGCGCCCCCACCTGGTCACCTGGCACAGTCTGCTGGGTGTCTGCACCCTGGCTGCCACCGTACTCCAAGCGGCTTGCGGTATCTGCATGACCTGCCCCAAGCCGCTgcgcctctcctcctctctgcccaaACTGAAGCTGTACCACGCCACCTGCGGCCTGGTGGTGTACCTGCTGGCCACAGTGACCGTGGTGTTGGCCATGTTCTCAGACTGG TTCCAGGCCACAGTGAAAGGGGTGGCCTGGTGGGCCTTCCTTGTGCTGCCCTTCTTCCCTGCTCTGGTGGTGATGAACCAGATCACTAATGCCTACCTGCCCCGCAAGAAGCTCACCAGCTAG